The following coding sequences are from one Nitrospiria bacterium window:
- the tadA gene encoding tRNA adenosine(34) deaminase TadA, translating into MFFLIKDAGRDKIHLTDDHFMRLALEEARKAYQKGEVPVGAIVVVDGTVVGRGHNLRETINNPVAHAEILALQQASQVLKRWRLNDATLYVTLEPCCMCAGGVVLARVRKVIFGCWDPKGGASGSLYDILRDSRLNHQSQVEGGVLEDDCRTLIMQFFEERRSVIS; encoded by the coding sequence TTGTTTTTTTTGATAAAGGATGCGGGGAGGGATAAGATTCATTTGACTGATGACCACTTTATGAGGCTTGCTTTGGAGGAGGCCCGAAAGGCTTACCAAAAAGGGGAAGTCCCTGTGGGAGCCATTGTGGTGGTGGATGGAACGGTGGTAGGCCGTGGGCATAACCTAAGGGAAACCATAAATAACCCGGTTGCCCATGCGGAAATTTTGGCCCTTCAGCAGGCTTCTCAAGTATTAAAGCGATGGCGTTTAAACGATGCCACACTGTATGTAACCTTGGAGCCCTGTTGTATGTGTGCGGGGGGAGTGGTTTTAGCGCGGGTTAGAAAAGTCATCTTTGGGTGTTGGGATCCAAAAGGGGGTGCATCAGGGTCATTGTACGATATCCTTCGCGATTCTCGGTTAAACCATCAATCTCAGGTGGAGGGGGGAGTTTTAGAGGACGATTGCCGTACTCTGATCATGCAATTTTTTGAAGAACGAAGATCGGTTATTTCTTAA